A single window of Danaus plexippus chromosome 31, MEX_DaPlex, whole genome shotgun sequence DNA harbors:
- the LOC116778448 gene encoding zinc finger protein 572-like has translation METHHNLVEIEYKPELDSPKTICRCCLSSDRRVVKIENYRELFVELADIIVSDSDGLPQWLCWECSCLLLKSVRFKQKVLKAHLTLYNYHSRCAPFPIDGQDPELTKYANPQLSSSATLVIDNVKTKTGYHKVLEHEKIHFMPPSDDTHFLDEEIPLKLETEDDVPLQEIRENKLKDLALDGFMTESNQEKKEKTKKTKKKVKTRVTDNIKTENELESDTQEAKTPKKRNLRRTIDIDENKIRVITLDPAEQLRQRQAENEATLKFPFQCHLCFKGFNYEEKLKNHMFKHSPARGSYKCEVCSMYLPTPYSASVHGLTHTLRYECVQCGRRMTDRLAIVNHYRSQHEGVLSVYTCHICGKVSNNDKTHRGHMRNHHSGSRAVCRECGKSFVNNDSLAEHMLIHQGIKNYECPECGKKFRTRNQIRHHLVKHSDHKEFYCVECDVRFKSAHTLRQHLKRTTKHKDKKSLKFACSLCPKRFDTSTLLATHTRVQHEGSRPHRCEECGASLATRASLHKHARSVHRGLRPPPSHICHACGKLFRARSTLVNHVRTHTGEKPYPCEDCGRRFAQRTAMRTHVKLVHLKQRGRED, from the exons ATGGAAACTCATCATAACTTAGTTGAGATCGAATATAAACCGGAGTTGGACTCGCCTAAGACGATATGCCGCTGTTGTCTCTCGAGCGACCGACGGGTTGTGAAAATTGAGAATTACCGTGAACTTTTCGTTGAACTGGCTGATATAATA GTGTCAGATTCCGATGGCCTCCCTCAGTGGCTCTGCTGGGAGTGCAGTTGTCTTCTGCTGAAAAGTGTACGATTCAAGCAGAAAGTGCTTAAAGCCCATCTCACACTTTACAACTATCATAGTAGATGTGCTCCG ttcCCCATAGACGGCCAGGATCCGGAATTGACTAAGTACGCCAACCCGCAACTGAGCAGCTCGGCCACCCTGGTCATAGACAATGTCAAGACAAAAACGGGATATCATAAAGTTTtggaa CATGAGAAAATCCACTTCATGCCGCCCTCGGACGATACTCACTTCCTGGATGAAGAGATTCCTCTCAAACTGGAGACGGAAGATGATGTGCCACTACAGGAGATACG agaaaataaattgaaagacCTGGCACTAGACGGCTTCATGACAGAATCTAATCAAGAGAAGAAAGAAAAGACTAAGAAAACGAAAAAGAAAGTTAAGACAAGAGTCACAGATAACATAAAGACAGAGAATGAGCTGGA GAGCGACACACAGGAGGCTAAAACACCAAAGAAAAGAAACCTTCGCAGAACTATAGACATAGATGAGAACAAGATACGAGTCATCACACTGGACCCGGCTGAACAGCTGAGGCAGAGACAG GCGGAGAACGAGGCCACACTGAAGTTCCCGTTCCAATGCCACCTCTGCTTCAAAGGTTTCAACTATGAAGAGAAGCTCAAGAACCACATGTTCAAACACAGCCCG GCTCGTGGCAGTTACAAGTGCGAAGTGTGCAGTATGTATCTACCCACACCGTACTCGGCATCTGTCCACGGTCTCACTCACACACTGAGGTATGAGTGTGTGCAGTGCGGGAGACGGATGACGGACAGGCTGGCTATAGTTAATCATTACAG atcTCAACACGAGGGGGTGCTCTCGGTCTACACTTGTCACATATGCGGGAAAGTATCGAA TAATGATAAGACTCACCGCGGTCACATGAGGAACCATCACTCGGGCTCCAGAGCCGTCTGCAGGGAGTGCGGCAAGAGCTTCGTCAACAACGACTCCCTCGCCGAGCACATGCT CATTCACCAGGGCATCAAGAACTACGAGTGTCCGGAGTGCGGCAAGAAGTTCCGCACGAGGAACCAGATCAGGCACCACCTGGTCAAACACAGCGACCACAAGGAGTTCTACTGTGTGGAGTGTGACGTCAG GTTCAAGTCAGCTCACACCCTCCGCCAACACTTGAAAAGGACGACGAAACACAAAGACAAGAAGAGCCTCAA GTTCGCGTGCTCTCTGTGCCCGAAACGCTTCGACACGTCGACACTGCTGGCGACACACACGCGCGTGCAACACGAGGGCTCGCGGCCACACCGCTGCGAGGAGTGCGGCGCTTCGCTGGCGACGCGCGCCTCTCTACACAAGCACGCGCGCTCCGTGCACCGGGGACTTCGCCCCCCGCCGTCGCACATCTGTCACGCGTGCGGCAAACTGTTCCGGGCGAGGTCGACCCTAGTGAACCACGTGCGGACCCACACGGGGGAGAAGCCCTACCCGTGCGAGGACTGCGGCCGGCGGTTCGCGCAGCGCACGGCGATGAGGACGCACGTGAAGCTCGTGCACCTCAAGCAGAGAGGGCGGGAGGACTAG
- the LOC116778553 gene encoding tubulin beta chain-like translates to MREIVHLQAGQCGNQIGSKFWEIISDEHGIDPTGVYRGNSDLQLDRIQVYYNEAADGNRYVPRAVLVDLEPGTMDSIRGSSHGRLFRPDNYVFGQSGAGNNWAKGHYTEGAELIDSVMDVVRKEAEPCDCLQGFQLTHSLGGGTGSGLGTLLLSKLREEYPDRIVNTFSVTPSPKVSDTVVEPYNATLSVHQLVENTDETFCIDNEALYDICFRTLRLATPTYGDLNHLVSLTMSGVTTCLRFPGQLNADLRKLAVNMVPFPRLHFFMPGFAPLTARNSQEYRALTVAELTQQMFSPVNMMAACDPRRGRYLTVAAIFRGRVSTKEVEEQMISAQDKNSSYFVEWIPNNVKVAVCDVPPRGLKMAATFVGNTTAIQEIFKRISEQFTLMFRRKAFLHWYTGEGMDEMEFTEAESNMNDLVSEYQQYEEVGVEDEFDEQEETQEEEYPDE, encoded by the exons aTGCGTGAAATAGTTCATCTCCAGGCGGGACAGTGCGGCAATCAGATCGGCTCTAAG ttCTGGGAGATAATATCTGACGAGCACGGTATCGACCCGACCGGCGTGTACCGAGGCAACAGCGACTTACAGCTGGACAGAATCCAGGTGTATTACAATGAAGCAGCAGATG GTAACCGTTACGTGCCGCGAGCGGTGCTCGTGGACTTGGAGCCGGGCACCATGGACTCTATCAGGGGCTCGAGCCACGGGAGACTGTTCCGACCTGATAACTACGTGTTTGGTCAGAGCGGAGCCG GAAACAACTGGGCGAAGGGCCACTATACGGAGGGCGCGGAATTGATTGACTCTGTCATGGACGTGGTGAGGAAGGAGGCGGAGCCTTGCGACTGTTTACAAG GATTCCAGTTAACTCACTCGCTTGGCGGCGGCACGGGCTCGGGGCTCGGCACGCTGCTGCTCAGCAAACTACGAGAGGAGTACCCGGACAGGATCGTCAACACGTTCAGTGTCACGCCTTCACCTAAG GTGTCTGACACAGTGGTGGAGCCTTACAACGCGACGCTGTCCGTCCATCAGCTCGTGGAGAACACGGACGAGACCTTCTGCATCGACAACGAGGCGCTCTACGACATCTGCTTCCGGACCCTGAGACTTGCAACACCCACGTATGGTGACCTCAACCATTTGGTGTCG TTGACTATGTCCGGAGTGACCACTTGTCTCCGATTCCCGGGACAGTTGAACGCGGACCTCCGCAAGTTGGCCGTCAACATGGTGCCCTTCCCACGACTGCACTTCTTTATGCCCG GGTTCGCTCCCCTCACCGCTCGCAACAGCCAGGAGTACCGAGCGCTTACAGTTGCCGAGCTCACACAGCAG ATGTTTTCTCCCGTCAACATGATGGCGGCGTGTGACCCTCGCCGCGGCCGTTACCTCACCGTGGCAGCCATCTTCAGAGGACGAGTCAGCACCAAAGAGGTGGAGGAACAAATGATCAGCGCTCAGGACAAGAACAGCAG ctACTTCGTTGAGTGGATACCAAATAATGTGAAGGTTGCTGTGTGTGACGTCCCTCCACGCGGCCTCAAAATGGCTGCCACCTTCGTTGGGAACACGACCGCTATACAGgaaatattcaaaagaatCTCTGAACAGTTCACGTTAATGTTTAGGAGGAAG GCCTTCCTTCATTGGTACACGGGCGAGGGGATGGACGAGATGGAGTTCACCGAGGCGGAAAGCAACATGAACGATCTGGTCTCCGAGTACCAACAGTACGAG
- the LOC116778449 gene encoding zinc finger protein 595-like — protein MESMYQEPKVEDEMYPPKLEEHFLDPKEESLPETYDAKQDEAEYDQQMDLTIPRPGPMPNRPPTKFISVTSSALTEEQRAMYESVLSTWKPIMFPKRTKRYICMKCNKEFKNYQNLYLHTTRVHSSEESAVICDICDKTFKNKHYLYMHRMNKHYSDSEKCYCQFCLQEFRTRRALHMHIKRIHPNTLPEIKCPECGKEFAVPYKLRYHIENCHRPDKEKYKCHICQKLYKSHLNLNRHLHFQHSQVERHPCVFCPMTFKSRHHMKRHILNIHPPLESKVTCPECLKEFKNDQYLKEHMQVHTSMEKKVKCDLCDKFFHSAVRLKKHKKIVHPNKPKIRCEKCNKEFAHAHYLRRHNNSVHVEVDESNYQHECEQCGKKFKIKRYLNNHLQRHEQQHLKRISQMVKTVMDDGEATDKAKKRGRPRKTRKEIEFIKCEPVTSSDDDLDTGSDTE, from the coding sequence ATGGAGAGCATGTACCAGGAGCCGAAGGTCGAGGATGAGATGTATCCGCCAAAGTTGGAGGAGCACTTCCTCGACCCTAAGGAGGAGTCTCTGCCAGAAACATACGACGCCAAGCAGGACGAGGCGGAATACGACCAACAGATGGACCTCACCATACCGCGACCCGGTCCCATGCCAAACAGACCTCCCACCAAGTTCATTAGCGTCACGAGTTCAGCTCTCACCGAGGAACAGCGGGCGATGTACGAATCGGTGCTGTCGACGTGGAAGCCGATCATGTTCCCGAAGCGAACAAAAcggtatatatgtatgaagtGCAATAAGGAGTTCAAGAACTACCAGAACCTGTACCTCCACACCACCAGGGTCCACTCCTCCGAGGAGTCGGCCGTCATTTGTGATATATGCGATAAGACGTTCAAGAATAAACACTACCTGTACATGCACAGGATGAACAAACATTACTCCGACTCCGAGAAATGTTACTGTCAGTTCTGTCTTCAGGAGTTCAGGACGAGGAGGGCTCTCCACATGCATATAAAGAGAATACATCCCAACACGCTGCCGGAAATTAAGTGTCCGGAGTGTGGCAAGGAGTTCGCTGTCCCCTATAAGCTGCGGTACCACATCGAGAACTGCCATCGGCCGGATAAGGAGAAGTACAAATGCCACATTTGCCAGAAACTGTACAAGAGCCACCTCAACCTTAACAGACACCTGCATTTCCAGCACTCGCAGGTCGAGAGACATCCTTGCGTGTTCTGCCCCATGACCTTCAAATCTCGCCATCACATGAAGAGGCACATCCTGAACATACATCCGCCCCTGGAGTCGAAAGTCACTTGCCCCGAATGCCTGAAGGAATTCAAGAACGACCAATACCTAAAGGAGCACATGCAGGTCCACACGTCCATGGAGAAGAAGGTCAAGTGTGATCTGTGCGATAAATTCTTCCACTCGGCCGTCCGTCTGAAGAAACACAAGAAGATCGTCCATCCGAATAAACCTAAAATAAGATGCGAAAAGTGCAACAAGGAGTTCGCCCACGCCCACTACCTGAGGCGGCACAACAACTCGGTCCACGTGGAAGTAGACGAGAGCAACTACCAGCACGAGTGCGAGCAGTGCGGGAAGAAGTTCAAGATAAAGAGATATCTGAACAACCACCTCCAGAGACACGAGCAGCAACACCTCAAACGGATCTCGCAGATGGTGAAGACGGTCATGGACGACGGAGAGGCGACGGACAAGGCGAAGAAGAGGGGGAGACCGAGGAAGACCAGGAAAGAGATAGAGTTCATCAAGTGCGAGCCCGTGACCAGCAGCGACGACGACCTGGACACCGGCTCCGACACCGAGTAG